One Natator depressus isolate rNatDep1 chromosome 6, rNatDep2.hap1, whole genome shotgun sequence DNA window includes the following coding sequences:
- the STX3 gene encoding syntaxin-3 isoform X2 produces MKDRLEQLKAKQDQDDDADDVEIAIENAGFMDEFFSEIEETRQNIEKIAENVEGAKKLYSIILSAPIPEQKTKDDLEQLTAEIKKIANSIRNKLKSMERSIEQDEVQSSADLRIRKSQHSVLSRKFVDVMTKYNEAQVDFRERSKGRIQRQLEITGKNTTDEELEEMLESGNPSIFTSGIMDSQISKQALSEIEGRHKDIVRLESSIKELHDMFVDIAMLVENQGGVLDNIELNMMHTVDHVERARDETKKALVYKKKAHKTLLILVVNFFPRDPPRVPHAGLPLPLPSLDLLITVCLLGSAVNHFPFGWSFSQ; encoded by the exons AAGCAGGACCAGGATGACGATGCCGACGATGTGGAGATCGCTATCGAGAACGCGGGGTTCATGGACGAGTTCTTCTCCGAG ATTGAAGAAACCCGACAAAATATTGAGAAAATTGCAGAGAATGTGGAGGGGGCGAAAAAGCTGTACAGTATCATCCTGTCCGCCCCCATCCCTGAGCAAA AGACGAAAGACGACCTGGAGCAGCTCACGGCAGAGATCAAGAAAATAGCCAACAGCATCCGAAACAAGCTTAAGA GCATGGAGCGGAGCATCGAGCAGGATGAGGTCCAGTCGTCGGCGGATCTGCGGATACGGAAATCCCAG CATTCTGTTCTCTCCCGGAAGTTTGTTGATGTGATGACCAAGTACAACGAGGCACAGGTCGACTTCCGGGAACGTAGCAAAGGGCGGATCCAGCGGCAGCTCGAGATCA CTGGGAAGAATACGACGgatgaggagctggaggagatgCTAGAGAGTGGAAACCCCTCAATATTCACATCTGGG ATCATGGATTCACAGATTTCGAAGCAGGCGCTGAGCGAGATCGAGGGGCGGCACAAGGACATCGTGCGGCTCGAGAGCAGCATCAAGGAGCTTCACGACATGTTCGTGGACATCGCCATGCTGGTGGAAAACCAG GGCGGGGTCCTAGATAACATAGAGCTGAACATGATGCATACGGTAGACCACGTAGAGAGAGCGCGCGATGAGACCAAAAAGGCTCTGGTATACAAGAAAAAGGCGCACAAG ACACTCCTGATCTTGGTGGTGAACTTTTTCCCTCGTGATCCTCCTCGTGTCCCACATGCCGGCCTCCCGCTCCCCCTGCCTTCCCTGGACCTGCTAATCACAGTCTGCCTTCTGGGCTCTGCTGTGAATCATTTCCCTTTCGGGTGGAGCTTTTCCCAATAG
- the STX3 gene encoding syntaxin-3 isoform X1 — protein sequence MKDRLEQLKAKQDQDDDADDVEIAIENAGFMDEFFSEIEETRQNIEKIAENVEGAKKLYSIILSAPIPEQKTKDDLEQLTAEIKKIANSIRNKLKSMERSIEQDEVQSSADLRIRKSQHSVLSRKFVDVMTKYNEAQVDFRERSKGRIQRQLEITGKNTTDEELEEMLESGNPSIFTSGIMDSQISKQALSEIEGRHKDIVRLESSIKELHDMFVDIAMLVENQGAMIDRIETNMDQSVGFVERAVADTKKAVKYQSEARRTLLILVVNFFPRDPPRVPHAGLPLPLPSLDLLITVCLLGSAVNHFPFGWSFSQ from the exons AAGCAGGACCAGGATGACGATGCCGACGATGTGGAGATCGCTATCGAGAACGCGGGGTTCATGGACGAGTTCTTCTCCGAG ATTGAAGAAACCCGACAAAATATTGAGAAAATTGCAGAGAATGTGGAGGGGGCGAAAAAGCTGTACAGTATCATCCTGTCCGCCCCCATCCCTGAGCAAA AGACGAAAGACGACCTGGAGCAGCTCACGGCAGAGATCAAGAAAATAGCCAACAGCATCCGAAACAAGCTTAAGA GCATGGAGCGGAGCATCGAGCAGGATGAGGTCCAGTCGTCGGCGGATCTGCGGATACGGAAATCCCAG CATTCTGTTCTCTCCCGGAAGTTTGTTGATGTGATGACCAAGTACAACGAGGCACAGGTCGACTTCCGGGAACGTAGCAAAGGGCGGATCCAGCGGCAGCTCGAGATCA CTGGGAAGAATACGACGgatgaggagctggaggagatgCTAGAGAGTGGAAACCCCTCAATATTCACATCTGGG ATCATGGATTCACAGATTTCGAAGCAGGCGCTGAGCGAGATCGAGGGGCGGCACAAGGACATCGTGCGGCTCGAGAGCAGCATCAAGGAGCTTCACGACATGTTCGTGGACATCGCCATGCTGGTGGAAAACCAG GGAGCCATGATCGACCGCATAGAGACCAACATGGACCAGTCGGTGGGCTTTGTGGAACGGGCCGTGGCTGACACCAAAAAGGCTGTGAAATACCAGAGCGAGGCCAGAAGG ACACTCCTGATCTTGGTGGTGAACTTTTTCCCTCGTGATCCTCCTCGTGTCCCACATGCCGGCCTCCCGCTCCCCCTGCCTTCCCTGGACCTGCTAATCACAGTCTGCCTTCTGGGCTCTGCTGTGAATCATTTCCCTTTCGGGTGGAGCTTTTCCCAATAG
- the STX3 gene encoding syntaxin-3 isoform X6 yields MKDRLEQLKAKQDQDDDADDVEIAIENAGFMDEFFSEIEETRQNIEKIAENVEGAKKLYSIILSAPIPEQKTKDDLEQLTAEIKKIANSIRNKLKSMERSIEQDEVQSSADLRIRKSQHSVLSRKFVDVMTKYNEAQVDFRERSKGRIQRQLEITGKNTTDEELEEMLESGNPSIFTSGIMDSQISKQALSEIEGRHKDIVRLESSIKELHDMFVDIAMLVENQGAMIDRIETNMDQSVGFVERAVADTKKAVKYQSEARRPSH; encoded by the exons AAGCAGGACCAGGATGACGATGCCGACGATGTGGAGATCGCTATCGAGAACGCGGGGTTCATGGACGAGTTCTTCTCCGAG ATTGAAGAAACCCGACAAAATATTGAGAAAATTGCAGAGAATGTGGAGGGGGCGAAAAAGCTGTACAGTATCATCCTGTCCGCCCCCATCCCTGAGCAAA AGACGAAAGACGACCTGGAGCAGCTCACGGCAGAGATCAAGAAAATAGCCAACAGCATCCGAAACAAGCTTAAGA GCATGGAGCGGAGCATCGAGCAGGATGAGGTCCAGTCGTCGGCGGATCTGCGGATACGGAAATCCCAG CATTCTGTTCTCTCCCGGAAGTTTGTTGATGTGATGACCAAGTACAACGAGGCACAGGTCGACTTCCGGGAACGTAGCAAAGGGCGGATCCAGCGGCAGCTCGAGATCA CTGGGAAGAATACGACGgatgaggagctggaggagatgCTAGAGAGTGGAAACCCCTCAATATTCACATCTGGG ATCATGGATTCACAGATTTCGAAGCAGGCGCTGAGCGAGATCGAGGGGCGGCACAAGGACATCGTGCGGCTCGAGAGCAGCATCAAGGAGCTTCACGACATGTTCGTGGACATCGCCATGCTGGTGGAAAACCAG GGAGCCATGATCGACCGCATAGAGACCAACATGGACCAGTCGGTGGGCTTTGTGGAACGGGCCGTGGCTGACACCAAAAAGGCTGTGAAATACCAGAGCGAGGCCAGAAGG cccagccactGA
- the STX3 gene encoding syntaxin-3 isoform X4, with protein sequence MKDRLEQLKAKQDQDDDADDVEIAIENAGFMDEFFSEIEETRQNIEKIAENVEGAKKLYSIILSAPIPEQKTKDDLEQLTAEIKKIANSIRNKLKSMERSIEQDEVQSSADLRIRKSQHSVLSRKFVDVMTKYNEAQVDFRERSKGRIQRQLEITGKNTTDEELEEMLESGNPSIFTSGIMDSQISKQALSEIEGRHKDIVRLESSIKELHDMFVDIAMLVENQGGVLDNIELNMMHTVDHVERARDETKKALVYKKKAHKKMIIIIVVVVVLLGIIALIIGLSVGLK encoded by the exons AAGCAGGACCAGGATGACGATGCCGACGATGTGGAGATCGCTATCGAGAACGCGGGGTTCATGGACGAGTTCTTCTCCGAG ATTGAAGAAACCCGACAAAATATTGAGAAAATTGCAGAGAATGTGGAGGGGGCGAAAAAGCTGTACAGTATCATCCTGTCCGCCCCCATCCCTGAGCAAA AGACGAAAGACGACCTGGAGCAGCTCACGGCAGAGATCAAGAAAATAGCCAACAGCATCCGAAACAAGCTTAAGA GCATGGAGCGGAGCATCGAGCAGGATGAGGTCCAGTCGTCGGCGGATCTGCGGATACGGAAATCCCAG CATTCTGTTCTCTCCCGGAAGTTTGTTGATGTGATGACCAAGTACAACGAGGCACAGGTCGACTTCCGGGAACGTAGCAAAGGGCGGATCCAGCGGCAGCTCGAGATCA CTGGGAAGAATACGACGgatgaggagctggaggagatgCTAGAGAGTGGAAACCCCTCAATATTCACATCTGGG ATCATGGATTCACAGATTTCGAAGCAGGCGCTGAGCGAGATCGAGGGGCGGCACAAGGACATCGTGCGGCTCGAGAGCAGCATCAAGGAGCTTCACGACATGTTCGTGGACATCGCCATGCTGGTGGAAAACCAG GGCGGGGTCCTAGATAACATAGAGCTGAACATGATGCATACGGTAGACCACGTAGAGAGAGCGCGCGATGAGACCAAAAAGGCTCTGGTATACAAGAAAAAGGCGCACAAG AAAATGATAATTATCATTGTGGTAGTGGTTGTCTTGCTCGGAATAATAGCTCTGATTATTGGACTTTCCGTAGGGCTCAAGTAA
- the STX3 gene encoding syntaxin-3 isoform X3 has translation MKDRLEQLKAKQDQDDDADDVEIAIENAGFMDEFFSEIEETRQNIEKIAENVEGAKKLYSIILSAPIPEQKTKDDLEQLTAEIKKIANSIRNKLKSMERSIEQDEVQSSADLRIRKSQHSVLSRKFVDVMTKYNEAQVDFRERSKGRIQRQLEITGKNTTDEELEEMLESGNPSIFTSGIMDSQISKQALSEIEGRHKDIVRLESSIKELHDMFVDIAMLVENQGAMIDRIETNMDQSVGFVERAVADTKKAVKYQSEARRVRTTNHNPIPSPSPANQWPRLTLLRCHPIFNHPTNQNPT, from the exons AAGCAGGACCAGGATGACGATGCCGACGATGTGGAGATCGCTATCGAGAACGCGGGGTTCATGGACGAGTTCTTCTCCGAG ATTGAAGAAACCCGACAAAATATTGAGAAAATTGCAGAGAATGTGGAGGGGGCGAAAAAGCTGTACAGTATCATCCTGTCCGCCCCCATCCCTGAGCAAA AGACGAAAGACGACCTGGAGCAGCTCACGGCAGAGATCAAGAAAATAGCCAACAGCATCCGAAACAAGCTTAAGA GCATGGAGCGGAGCATCGAGCAGGATGAGGTCCAGTCGTCGGCGGATCTGCGGATACGGAAATCCCAG CATTCTGTTCTCTCCCGGAAGTTTGTTGATGTGATGACCAAGTACAACGAGGCACAGGTCGACTTCCGGGAACGTAGCAAAGGGCGGATCCAGCGGCAGCTCGAGATCA CTGGGAAGAATACGACGgatgaggagctggaggagatgCTAGAGAGTGGAAACCCCTCAATATTCACATCTGGG ATCATGGATTCACAGATTTCGAAGCAGGCGCTGAGCGAGATCGAGGGGCGGCACAAGGACATCGTGCGGCTCGAGAGCAGCATCAAGGAGCTTCACGACATGTTCGTGGACATCGCCATGCTGGTGGAAAACCAG GGAGCCATGATCGACCGCATAGAGACCAACATGGACCAGTCGGTGGGCTTTGTGGAACGGGCCGTGGCTGACACCAAAAAGGCTGTGAAATACCAGAGCGAGGCCAGAAGGGTGAGAACAACCAATCACAACCCCATCCCGTCTCCATCTCCTGCCAATCAGTGGCCCCGTCTCACCCTTCTCAGATGCCATCCAATCTTCAATCATCCCACCAACCAAAACCCCACCTAG